A part of Miscanthus floridulus cultivar M001 chromosome 6, ASM1932011v1, whole genome shotgun sequence genomic DNA contains:
- the LOC136461607 gene encoding LOW QUALITY PROTEIN: eukaryotic translation initiation factor 3 subunit A-like (The sequence of the model RefSeq protein was modified relative to this genomic sequence to represent the inferred CDS: inserted 1 base in 1 codon): MATFAKPENALKRAEELIHVGQKQAALQALHDLITSKRYRSWQKPLEKIMMKYVELCVDLRKGRYAKDGLIQYRIVCQQVNVSSLEDVIKHFMQLSNEKAEQAKSQAEALEDALDVEDLEADKRPEDLMLSFVSGEKGKDRSDKEAVTPWFKFLWETYRTVLEILRNNSKLEALYAMTAHRAFQFCKQYKRTTEFRRLCEIIRNHLANLNKYRDQRDRPDLTAPESLQLYLDTRVEQLKVATELSLWQEAFRSVEDIHGLMSMVKKMPKPSILVVYYAKLTEIFWISDSHLYHAYAWLKLFNLQKSYNKNLSQKDLQLIASSVLLAALSVAPYDQKYGASHLETENEKERNMRMANLVNFSLDSKRENREMPSRASLLSELASKGVLSCASQEVRDLYNLLEHEFLPLDLASKVQPLLSKISKIGGKLSSVSSVPEVKLSQYISALEKLTTLRVLQQASCIFQSMKIDMLSXMIPFFDFSVVEKISVDAVKRNFVAIKVNHLSGAVHFGTVDIESDGLSDHLSVLADSLNKARIHICPPVKKPSKLGESLISLAGIVENEHKRLLARKSIIEKRKEELERQILEKEKEEEKKRMSSQKKTADEERVRLLNEQKQREQDRIRREIEEKNKAEAKKLLEDLKKAGKKHVVVEGELTKEAIMELARNEQLKERQEMEKKLQKFAKTMDYLERAKRQEEAPLIQEAFQKRLEEEKILHEQEQLREIELSKQHHAGDLQEKNRLSRMLEHKNTFQERIVQRREAEFGRLKKERDERISQLISSRKRERETVRKLMYYLNLEEQRIETLREEEEARKREEEERRKREEAERKAKLDAIAEKQRLREIELEEKAKASREKLLKGSEAVRAPDSTPIAQPPRESAAAPAAAAAAPTPNKYVPKFKLRGDSSSSSSGSQRPTDVRPRDEDRWGSREERTRPDVRPLRQDGPARQDAPPPRQDGLPPSTDRWRPGSRYSSNSSSSSSTWGRPRN, translated from the exons ATGGCTACTTTCGCGAAACCTGAGAACGCACTCAAGAGAGCTGAAG aatTAATCCATGTTGGGCAAAAGCAGGCAGCCCTGCAGGCTTTACATGATCTCATTACCTCGAAAAGGTACAGGTCATGGCAGAAGCCTCTCGAAAAGATCATGATGAAGTATGTAGAACTCTGTGTAGACCTGAGGAAAGGTAGATATGCAAAAGATGGTCTTATTCAGTATAGGATTGTCTGCCAGCAAGTGAACGTGTCATCCTTGGAGGATGTCATAAAGCACTTCATGCAGCTTTCCAATGAGAAAGCTGAACAAGCTAAGAGTCAGGCAGAAGCCCTGGAAGATGCTCTGGATGTTGAAGATCTGGAAGCAGACAAGCGCCCCGAGGACCTCATGCTCAGTTTTGTTAGTGGGGAGAAAGGAAAGGACCGATCAGATAAAGAAGCTGTAACTCCATGGTTTAAGTTCCTCTGGGAGACATACAGGACTGTTCTAGAGATACTAAGGAACAATTCAAAGCTTGAAGCGTTATATGCT ATGACTGCTCATAGGGCTTTTCAATTCTGTAAACAGTATAAGAGAACAACTGAATTCCGTAGGTTGTGTGAGATTATCAGAAACCATCTTGCTAATCTCAACAAATATCGTGATCAAAGAGATCGTCCTGATCTGACTGCACCTGAAAGTTTACAACTGTATCTTGATACACGTGTTGAGCAGCTTAAAGTTGCTACAGAGCTTTCCCTTTGGCAG GAAGCCTTCCGATCAGTGGAAGATATCCATGGTttgatgagcatggtgaagaAAATGCCAAAACCTTCTATCTTGGTGGTGTATTATGCAAAGTTGACTGAAATCTTCTGGATATCTGACAGCCACCTTTATCATGCGTATGCGTGGCTCAAGCTTTTCAACTTGCAAAAGAGCTACAATAAAAACTTGTCTCAGAAGGACCTACAATTAATAGCATCTTCTGTCTTACTTGCTGCACTATCTGTGGCACCTTATGACCAAAAATATGGTGCATCTCATCTTGAGACAGAGAATGAGAAGGAGCGTAACATGCGGATGGCCAACCTTGTTAACTTCTCGCTTGATTCCAAGCGTGAAAATAGGGAAATG CCTTCAAGAGCATCTCTTCTATCTGAGTTG GCCTCCAAAGGAGTCCTTTCATGTGCTTCCCAAGAAGTGCGAGATTTGTACAACCTTTTGGAACATGAGTTTCTGCCTCTGGACCTTGCATCAAAAGTGCAGCCACTTCTTTCGAAGATTTCAAAGATTGGAGGGAAGCTTTCATCAGTTTCTTCTGTTCCAGAGGTTAAGCTATCTCAGTACATTTCAGCATTGGAGAAGCTGACAACATTGAGAGTGCTACAACAG GCCTCTTGTATTTTCCAGTCCATGAAGATTGATATGCTCT AAATGATTCctttctttgacttttctgttgtggaGAAGATTTCTGTTGATGCTGTGAAACGCAATTTTGTTGCTATAAAAGTTAACCACTTATCAGGAGCTGTTCATTTTGGTACTGTG GACATAGAATCTGATGGCTTAAGTGATCACCTTAGTGTTCTTGCTGATTCATTAAATAAAGCGAGGATTCATATTTGCCCACCAGTGAAAAAGCCGTCTAAACTCGGTGAAAGTCTCATTAGTTTGGCTGGAATAGTGGAGAATGAGCATAAGAGGCTTCTTGCAAGAAAGTCCATCATTGAAAAACGCAAAGAAGAGCTTGAGCGTCAAATATTGGAGAAG gaaaaagaagaagaaaaaaagagaatgAGCAGTCAAAAGAAAACTGCAGATGAGGAAAGGGTGAGGCTTCTCAATGAACAGAAGCAGAGGGAGCAGGACCGGATTCGTAGAGAGATAGAGGAAAAaaataaagcagaagcaaaaAAGTTGCTAGAAGACTTGAAGAAGGCAGGGAAAAAACATGTCGTTGTTGAAGGG GAGCTTACTAAGGAGGCCATCATGGAATTGGCACGGAATGAACAGTTGAAGGAGCGCCAGGAAATGGAGAAAAAACTGCAGAAGTTTGCAAAAACAATGGATTATCTGGAAAGGGCAAAAAGGCAGGAAGAGGCACCACTGATTCAGGAAGCTTTCCAAAAACGTCTCGAGGAAGAGAAGATCCTTCATGAGCAAGAGCAGCTT CGGGAGATTGAACTCAGCAAGCAACACCATGCTGGCGACTTGCAAGAGAAAAATAGACTTTCTCGAATGTTGGAACACAAG AACACTTTCCAGGAGAGAATTGTCCAACGTCGTGAAGCTGAGTTTGGTCGTCTaaagaaagagagagatgaaCGGATCAGTcagttgatatcatcaagaaagcgtGAAAGGGAGACAGTAAGGAAGTTGATGTATTATCTGAACCTGGAGGAACAGCGGATTGAAACGCTTCGTGAGGAAGAGGAAGCTAGAAAACGTGAAG aggaagagaggaggaagagagaggaggcTGAAAGGAAAGCTAAGCTTGATGCTATCGCTGAAAAGCAGCGACTGAGAGAGATAGAGTTGGAGGAGAAGGCAAAAGCGAGCAGGGAGAAGCTCTTGAAGGGATCTGAGGCTGTGCGCGCTCCTGATTCTACACCTATTGCACAGCCACCTCGAGAATCAGCAGCAGcgcctgctgctgcggcggctgcTCCCACTCCTAATAAATATGTTCCCAAGTTTAAACTCCGTGGTgatagcagcagcagctcttCTGGCAGCCAGAGACCAACAGATGTGCGTCCACGCGATGAAGATCGCTGGGGTTCACGTGAAGAGCGCACACGCCCAGATGTGCGTCCGCTCAGGCAAGATGGTCCTGCACGACAGGATGCACCCCCACCCCGCCAAGATGGCCTGCCTCCGTCTACTGATCGCTGGCGCCCCGGATCAAGATATTCCTCGAACTCTTCGTCCTCTTCATCAACCTGGGGGCGGCCACGGAACTGA